In a single window of the Manis javanica isolate MJ-LG chromosome 16, MJ_LKY, whole genome shotgun sequence genome:
- the LOC108403264 gene encoding LOW QUALITY PROTEIN: putative olfactory receptor 1F12P (The sequence of the model RefSeq protein was modified relative to this genomic sequence to represent the inferred CDS: deleted 1 base in 1 codon; substituted 1 base at 1 genomic stop codon) gives MEKENQTSVSEFLLLGFSSWQEQQVLLFALFLCLYSTGLFGNLLILLAIASDHHLHKPMYFFLANLSVIDLFLPSAPVLKMLLNIETQSQSISYPGCLIQMYFCRMFANMDNFLLTVMAYDQYAAIYHPLLYSTIMTQHLCASLVAIPWVIAILNPLLHTVMLSHLHFCSNNVIHHFICDINSLLPLSCSDTSPNKFMVLAMVGLIFVVPSGCIFTSYSLIISTVMKIPSAXGKLKAFSTCGSQLALVIVFYGAITGVYMSPSSSHSTEKDSDASMIFMVVAPMLNPFIYSLRNNELKRALKKALGQSKIFSQ, from the exons atggaaaaagaaaaccaaaccagTGTCTCTGAATTTCTCCTCCTGGGCTTCTCAAGTTGGCAAGAACAGCAGGTGCTACTTTTTGCACTTTTCCTGTGTCTCTACTCAACAGGGCTGTTTGGAAACTTACTCATCTTGCTGGCCATTGCATCAGACCATCACCTCCACAaacccatgtatttcttccttgccaatctgtctGTGATAgaccttttccttccttcagctCCAGTTCTCAAGATGCTATTAAACATTGAAACACAGAGTCAGTCCATCTCCTATCCTGGCTGCCTGATTCAGATGTATTTCTGTAGGATGTTTGCCAACATGGACAATTTCCTTCTCACAGTGATGGCATATGACCAATATGCAGCCATCTATCACCCTTTGCTTTACTCCACTATTATGACCCAGCACCTCTGTGCTTCCCTGGTGGCTATTCCTTGGGTCATTGCCATTCTGAACCCTCTCTTA CACACTGTTATGTTATCCCATCTGCACTTCTGCTCTAACAATGTCATCCACCATTTCATCTGTGATATCAACTCTCTCCTCCCTCTATCCTGCTCTGACACCAGTCCTAATAAGTTCATGGTTCTGGCTATGGTAGGGCTGATCTTTGTGGTACCTTCAGGGTGTATCTTCACATCCTACAGTCTCATCATCTCAACTGTGATGAAAATCCCTTCCGCCTAAGGAAAACTCAAGGCTTTCTCCACCTGTGGATCTCAACTTGCCTTGGTCATTGTTTTCTATGGAGCAATCACAGGGGTCTATATGAGCCCTTCATCCAGTCATTCAACTGAAAAAGACTCAGACGCATCAATGATTTTCATGGTTGTAGCCCCTATGTTGAATCCCTTCATTTACAGTCTAAGGAACAACGAGCTGAAGAGAGCTTTAAAGAAAGCTCTAGGCCAGAGCAAAATCTTCTCCCAGTGA